In Kangiella koreensis DSM 16069, a single window of DNA contains:
- the ggt gene encoding gamma-glutamyltransferase: protein MTIIRPVFYTLSSLILTLMVSFAAYASSEHKEAPAIIDYQSIHHPVVAEKGMVVSQQYIASRVGRDILKKGGNAVDAAVATSLALAVVLPRAGNLGGGGFMLVHLAEKGETVAIDYREMAPAKAHRNLFLNADGSVNPIKARFSHLSSGVPGTVAGMELALKQYGTMKWKDIIQPAIDLAENGFEVSWDLSNNLERRRSRMLNEATRKAFYKEDGSTYQAGEIFKQPDLAWSLKQLQKHGSKAFYEGEIAKRIAADMEKHGGLITLDDLANYKPVVRKALTGDYRDHQIVTMPPSSSGGVHLIQMLNVLEHFPIKDMGVNSANTIHVMTESMKRAYADRSKHLGDTDFYEVPLDWLTSKNYAKQLAKTIEMDKVTPSSEIQAGVKPKYESPDTTHFSVVDQWGNAVSNTYTLNFSYGSGIVAAGTGILLNNEMDDFSAKPGTPNAYGLIGGEANAIEPQKRPLSSMTPTMVFKDGKVKLVTGSPGGSRIITTVLQMVVNVVDHEMNVAEATHTARFHHQWLPDRLFVEPAINPDTRDLLKAKGYELYDSSTMGSTQSIQVEDYIYGSADPRRPNAEAAGY from the coding sequence ATGACTATTATTCGACCAGTGTTCTATACCTTATCCAGCTTAATACTAACGCTTATGGTGAGCTTTGCTGCCTATGCCAGCTCTGAGCATAAAGAAGCCCCTGCGATTATTGATTACCAGAGTATTCATCATCCGGTGGTTGCGGAAAAAGGAATGGTGGTGTCGCAACAATATATCGCCAGTCGAGTTGGCCGCGATATTCTGAAGAAAGGCGGCAATGCGGTAGATGCTGCGGTGGCTACGTCGCTAGCCCTGGCCGTGGTTTTGCCACGCGCAGGCAATCTGGGTGGTGGCGGTTTTATGCTGGTTCATCTGGCTGAGAAAGGCGAAACCGTAGCGATTGATTACCGCGAAATGGCACCAGCTAAGGCGCACCGAAATCTGTTTCTGAATGCTGATGGCAGTGTCAATCCAATAAAAGCGCGTTTTAGTCATTTGTCGTCAGGCGTGCCAGGAACCGTTGCGGGCATGGAGCTAGCTTTAAAGCAGTACGGAACAATGAAATGGAAAGACATTATTCAGCCAGCGATTGATTTGGCGGAGAATGGTTTCGAGGTGAGCTGGGACTTGTCGAATAACCTTGAGCGCCGACGTAGCCGTATGCTTAATGAAGCGACCCGTAAGGCTTTTTATAAAGAGGATGGCTCGACGTATCAAGCAGGCGAAATTTTTAAACAACCTGACCTGGCCTGGTCGTTAAAGCAACTTCAAAAACACGGGTCAAAAGCTTTCTATGAAGGCGAAATTGCCAAGCGCATCGCAGCCGATATGGAAAAGCATGGCGGCCTGATAACGTTAGACGATCTGGCTAATTATAAGCCTGTGGTACGTAAGGCATTAACCGGCGATTATCGTGACCATCAGATTGTCACCATGCCGCCGTCTAGCTCGGGTGGTGTGCACCTGATTCAGATGCTCAATGTTCTTGAGCATTTCCCGATTAAGGATATGGGTGTGAATTCTGCCAATACAATTCATGTCATGACTGAAAGCATGAAGCGGGCTTATGCGGATCGTAGCAAGCACCTTGGAGACACAGACTTTTATGAGGTGCCTTTAGACTGGCTGACCAGCAAAAACTACGCCAAGCAACTCGCAAAGACTATCGAGATGGATAAGGTCACTCCATCCAGCGAGATTCAGGCGGGTGTTAAACCAAAATATGAAAGCCCTGACACCACGCACTTCTCGGTGGTGGATCAATGGGGCAATGCAGTATCCAATACCTACACTTTGAACTTCTCATACGGCTCAGGAATTGTGGCCGCTGGCACCGGAATATTGCTTAACAACGAAATGGATGACTTTTCTGCAAAACCAGGCACACCTAATGCCTATGGCTTAATTGGTGGTGAAGCCAATGCAATCGAACCGCAAAAGCGTCCACTAAGCTCCATGACGCCGACCATGGTCTTCAAGGATGGCAAAGTAAAGCTGGTTACCGGGAGTCCTGGTGGTAGCCGCATTATCACCACAGTTTTACAAATGGTGGTCAACGTCGTTGATCATGAAATGAACGTCGCTGAAGCAACTCATACCGCACGCTTCCATCATCAATGGCTGCCTGACCGTTTGTTCGTTGAGCCCGCGATTAATCCTGATACGCGAGACTTGTTGAAAGCAAAGGGTTATGAGTTATATGACTCCAGCACTATGGGCAGCACCCAATCCATTCAGGTAGAAGATTACATCTACGGTTCAGCCGACCCGCGCAGACCGAATGCCGAAGCGGCGGGGTACTAG
- a CDS encoding chorismate mutase produces MENITMMPLDHLRSQIDTIDEQLLTLLKQRSQVIDQLSDLKGELGLPLHCPERERQIINNICSRNPTLYHQLDLVCIFRAVFNASLNLQLLKNTKQAG; encoded by the coding sequence ATGGAGAACATAACCATGATGCCGCTTGACCATTTACGTTCACAGATCGACACCATAGATGAGCAGCTTTTAACGTTGCTGAAACAACGCTCTCAGGTGATTGACCAGCTCTCCGATCTGAAAGGCGAGCTTGGCCTGCCTTTACACTGCCCTGAACGCGAACGCCAAATCATCAACAATATCTGTTCGCGTAACCCGACGCTGTATCACCAGTTGGATCTGGTCTGTATTTTCCGCGCAGTTTTTAATGCCAGTTTAAATCTACAGCTTCTAAAAAATACCAAACAAGCAGGTTAA
- the ubiU gene encoding ubiquinone anaerobic biosynthesis protein UbiU, whose amino-acid sequence MELVCPAGNYPSLVKAVDQGADAVYIGFKNATNARHFSGLNFSEKHLHKGIEYAHQNNCKVYCAINTYPRQDGWQTWTSSVDMALDIGIDSLIVADSGIMDYIRSRSDTFPIHLSVQASATNLEALNFYHQNFGIKRAVLPRVLSLKQVTQLAQKSPVEIEVFGFGSLCIMAEGRCYLSSYLTGESPNTQGVCSPSSHVRWEENDGVLKSRLNNLLIDQFEEGENAGYPTLCKGRFEVEGNIEYALEEPTSLNTMDILPELHQAGVVAIKIEGRQRSPAYIETVANVWRKVIDAELKNSAAPTEQDKQKLTALSEGRQTTIGAYERSWQ is encoded by the coding sequence ATGGAATTAGTATGTCCAGCGGGTAATTACCCGTCATTAGTCAAAGCCGTTGATCAAGGCGCTGATGCCGTTTATATCGGCTTCAAAAATGCCACCAATGCGCGTCATTTTTCAGGCCTGAACTTTAGCGAAAAACACCTGCACAAAGGCATCGAATACGCTCACCAAAACAACTGCAAAGTCTATTGCGCGATTAATACCTATCCTCGACAGGACGGCTGGCAAACATGGACTTCAAGTGTCGATATGGCGCTTGATATTGGTATCGATAGTCTCATTGTTGCTGACAGCGGCATCATGGATTACATCCGTTCCCGCTCGGATACGTTTCCGATTCACCTATCGGTTCAGGCTTCTGCGACTAACCTTGAAGCCCTCAATTTTTATCATCAGAATTTCGGCATCAAGCGTGCTGTTTTACCGCGTGTTTTATCATTGAAACAAGTCACTCAATTAGCGCAAAAGTCACCGGTAGAAATTGAAGTGTTTGGATTTGGCAGTCTGTGTATCATGGCTGAAGGTCGCTGCTACTTATCGTCTTACCTGACCGGCGAATCGCCCAACACGCAAGGCGTTTGCTCGCCCTCTTCCCACGTGCGCTGGGAAGAAAATGATGGCGTGCTTAAGAGTCGCTTAAATAACCTGCTGATTGACCAATTTGAGGAAGGCGAAAATGCCGGCTACCCGACTTTATGCAAAGGTCGTTTCGAAGTGGAAGGCAATATCGAATACGCGCTGGAAGAACCGACCAGCCTGAACACCATGGATATTTTACCGGAGCTGCATCAAGCAGGCGTCGTGGCGATAAAAATTGAGGGCAGACAACGCAGTCCTGCTTACATTGAAACGGTGGCCAACGTCTGGCGCAAAGTGATTGATGCTGAGCTAAAAAATTCAGCAGCGCCCACCGAACAGGACAAACAGAAACTCACCGCCTTATCAGAAGGTCGCCAAACCACTATTGGCGCTTACGAACGCAGCTGGCAATAA